In the Anoplopoma fimbria isolate UVic2021 breed Golden Eagle Sablefish chromosome 7, Afim_UVic_2022, whole genome shotgun sequence genome, one interval contains:
- the rnaseka gene encoding ribonuclease kappa-A, whose amino-acid sequence MRGLICGPKLAACGIVLSTWGVIMLAMLGIFFSTHSAVLLEDVPVTDDSIHQDGNPDRIYNLYNKVGYNCFIAAAIYVLFGAFSCCQMKLNKQKEYLVH is encoded by the exons ATGCGTGGGTTGATCTGTGGACCAAAACTCGCCGCGTGTGGGATCGTATTGAGCACGTGGGGAGTTATAATGTTG gccATGCTGGGGATTTTCTTCAGCACTCATTCAGCAGTGCTATTAGAAGACGTGCCTGTGACAGATGACAGCATCCACCAAGA TGGGAACCCTGACAGAATCTACAACCTGTACAACAAGGTGGGCTACAACTGCTTCATAGCAGCAGCTATTTACGTCCTGTTTGGAGCCTTCTCCTGCTGCCAGATGAAGCTCAACAAGCAGAAG GAGTACCTGGTGCACTAG
- the zgc:92664 gene encoding chromatin complexes subunit BAP18 isoform X2: protein MTSASTKVGEIFSAAGAAFTKLGELTMQLHPVADSSPAGGQTKSTVKRKLYEDGALPASSDGPKKAVKKNVATVAVATKGIPAVVSVPKAQVVMASGLQGSPSRQPTLKKQKTADVTLSALNDSDVNSDLVDIEGLGEGSNSKKLNNFDQDNLNLDSSFIMNPGDLPLLSR from the exons ATGACCTCAGCTTCCACTAAA GTTGGGGAGATCTTCTCGGCAGCTGGAGCCGCCTTCACCAAACTAGGAGAGCTCACCATGCAGCTTCACCCAGTGGCAGACTCCAGCCCCGCAGG CGGTCAGACGAAGAGCACCGTGAAGAGGAAGCTGTATGAAGATGGAGCTCTGCCCGCCTCCTCGGACGGGCCCAAGAAGGCAGTCAAGAAAAACGTTGCCACTGTTGCCGTGGCGACGAAAGGCATCCCAGCCGTTGTCTCTGTGCCCAAAGCTCAGGTTGTCATGGCGTCAGGACTACAGGGTTCCCCCTCCAGGCAGCCCACGCTGAAGAAACAGAAGACCGCAG atgtGACCCTCAGTGCTCTTAACGACTCCGATGTGAACAGTGATCTTGTGGACATCGAGGGACTGGGTGAAGGATCCAACTCCAAAAAACTCAACAACTTTGATCAAG ATAACCTGAACCTGGACTCAAGCTTCATCATGAATCCTGGTGACCTTCCTCTGCTCTCccgttga
- the zgc:92664 gene encoding chromatin complexes subunit BAP18 isoform X1, whose amino-acid sequence MTSASTKVGEIFSAAGAAFTKLGELTMQLHPVADSSPAGSHPPSSGQTKSTVKRKLYEDGALPASSDGPKKAVKKNVATVAVATKGIPAVVSVPKAQVVMASGLQGSPSRQPTLKKQKTADVTLSALNDSDVNSDLVDIEGLGEGSNSKKLNNFDQDNLNLDSSFIMNPGDLPLLSR is encoded by the exons ATGACCTCAGCTTCCACTAAA GTTGGGGAGATCTTCTCGGCAGCTGGAGCCGCCTTCACCAAACTAGGAGAGCTCACCATGCAGCTTCACCCAGTGGCAGACTCCAGCCCCGCAGG TTCCCATCCTCCCTCCAGCGGTCAGACGAAGAGCACCGTGAAGAGGAAGCTGTATGAAGATGGAGCTCTGCCCGCCTCCTCGGACGGGCCCAAGAAGGCAGTCAAGAAAAACGTTGCCACTGTTGCCGTGGCGACGAAAGGCATCCCAGCCGTTGTCTCTGTGCCCAAAGCTCAGGTTGTCATGGCGTCAGGACTACAGGGTTCCCCCTCCAGGCAGCCCACGCTGAAGAAACAGAAGACCGCAG atgtGACCCTCAGTGCTCTTAACGACTCCGATGTGAACAGTGATCTTGTGGACATCGAGGGACTGGGTGAAGGATCCAACTCCAAAAAACTCAACAACTTTGATCAAG ATAACCTGAACCTGGACTCAAGCTTCATCATGAATCCTGGTGACCTTCCTCTGCTCTCccgttga
- the zgc:92664 gene encoding chromatin complexes subunit BAP18 isoform X3 — MQLHPVADSSPAGSHPPSSGQTKSTVKRKLYEDGALPASSDGPKKAVKKNVATVAVATKGIPAVVSVPKAQVVMASGLQGSPSRQPTLKKQKTADVTLSALNDSDVNSDLVDIEGLGEGSNSKKLNNFDQDNLNLDSSFIMNPGDLPLLSR; from the exons ATGCAGCTTCACCCAGTGGCAGACTCCAGCCCCGCAGG TTCCCATCCTCCCTCCAGCGGTCAGACGAAGAGCACCGTGAAGAGGAAGCTGTATGAAGATGGAGCTCTGCCCGCCTCCTCGGACGGGCCCAAGAAGGCAGTCAAGAAAAACGTTGCCACTGTTGCCGTGGCGACGAAAGGCATCCCAGCCGTTGTCTCTGTGCCCAAAGCTCAGGTTGTCATGGCGTCAGGACTACAGGGTTCCCCCTCCAGGCAGCCCACGCTGAAGAAACAGAAGACCGCAG atgtGACCCTCAGTGCTCTTAACGACTCCGATGTGAACAGTGATCTTGTGGACATCGAGGGACTGGGTGAAGGATCCAACTCCAAAAAACTCAACAACTTTGATCAAG ATAACCTGAACCTGGACTCAAGCTTCATCATGAATCCTGGTGACCTTCCTCTGCTCTCccgttga